One genomic segment of Chiloscyllium punctatum isolate Juve2018m chromosome 32, sChiPun1.3, whole genome shotgun sequence includes these proteins:
- the rpl18a gene encoding large ribosomal subunit protein eL20, with the protein MKASGVLKEYKVIGRRMPSPKDPNPALYRMRIFAPNHIVAKSRFWYFVSMMKKLKKSAGEIVYCGLVFEKSPQKVKNFGIWLRYDSRSGTHNMYREYRDLTTAGAVTQCYRDMGARHRARAHSIQIMKVEEIASSKCRRPAIKQFHNSKIKFPLPHRILRQQHKPRFTTKRPNTFF; encoded by the exons ATGAAGGCATCGGGCGTC CTTAAGGAGTACAAGGTGATTGGGCGACGCATGCCGTCACCAAAAGACCCCAATCCTGCACTCTATCGGATGCGCATTTTTGCTCCAAATCACATTGTTGCCAAGTCTCGATTCTGGTACTTCGTTTCAATGATGAAGAAGCTGAAGAAGTCTGCTGGTGAAATTGTCTACTGTGGGCTG GTTTTTGAGAAATCGCCACAAAAAGTGAAGAACTTTGGAATCTGGTTACGCTATGACTCTCGCAGTGGAACCCATaatatgtacagggagtacagagaCCTGACCACGGCTGGTGCAGTCACCCAGTGCT ACCGTGATATGGGAGCACGCCATCGTGCTCGTGCTCACTCCATTCAGATCATGAAAGTCGAGGAGATTGCATCAAGCAAATGTCGCCGGCCCGCTATTAAGCAGTTCCAT AATTCCAAGATCAAGTTCCCTCTGCCACACAGAATCCTGCGTCAACAGCACAAACCACGTTTCACCACCAAGAGACCAAACACTTTCTTCTAA